In Cutaneotrichosporon cavernicola HIS019 DNA, chromosome: 1, one DNA window encodes the following:
- the POL2 gene encoding uncharacterized protein (DUF1744), translating into MSSRGRGRGRGFGGSKGNTRFTGKRSGRGGTTGGGGGDRPAPVRQDDGTALLERFEEVQVADEIDDKLGFWRFESNLAAGESRDGWLVNMHQTLVKSETHASGLAAVDYYFIQDDGAMFKATIPFEPYFYVACRAGTEGIVDEWLVKRFEGLIIRVEREKKWDLNLPNHLLSAAPVFLKLFFRNTQDFQAVRRELLPLATANASKFTAVDAYADVVGAEAANTGGGGHDEEEGGGRAWGEDEDARKRKEKEPADCIIEVREHDIAYYLRVAIDLNLRVGLWYNVSSSMGVTKMERLTDRVKRAEPVVMAYDIETTKQPLKFPDQQTDQIMMISYMIDGQGYLITNREIVGDDIDDFEYTPKPEYEGEFTIFNEPDEAATIRRWFEHIRDAKPTVMVTYNGDSFDFPFVDARAKIHGISMYNEIGFRPDNEGEYKCTACMHMDCFRWVKRDSYLPQGSQGLKAVTTAKLGYNPIELDPELMTPYAIEQPQKLAEYSVSDAVATYYLYMKYVNPFIFSLCNIIPLNPDEVLRKGTGTLCETLLMVEAFDGGIIMPNRYEEPHGVTFDGHLLASETYVGGHVEALEAGVFRADIPTHFKVVPSAMQQLLDELDDALKFALEEEGKIKLEDVENYDEVKAEIAAKLEIIRDEPNRFDPPLIYHLDVAAMYPNIMLSNRLQPDSVKDEADCAVCDYNRPDKVCDRRLEWAWRGEYFPAKRDEVNMVRYALEQEFFPPKYPNGPKRRFVDLPPAERSALLHKRLGDYSRKVYKKTHETKVVTKTAIICQRENSFYIDTVRAFRDRRYEYKGLHKTWKQNLDKAVDKGGALQVVDEAKKMIVLYDSLQLAHKCILNSFYGYVMRKGARWYSMEMAGITCLTGATIIQMARQIVEQIGRPLELDTDGIWCMLPGAFPEDFKFKLKGGKKFGIQYPCTMLNHLVHQRFTNHQYHELVDKSTGEYEVRKENSIFFELDGPYKAMILPSSKEEDKLLKKRYAVFNFDGSLAELKGFEVKRRGELQLIKIFQSQIFDKFLLGSSTEECYKAVAAVADQWLDILQSKASSLHDEELVNLIAENRSMSKTLAEYAGQKSTSISTARRLAEFLGEQMVKDKGLSCRFIISAMPNGAPVTERAIPVAIFDADPAVKKHFLRKWTKDSSMADFDMRQILDWGYYTERLGSVIQKLITIPAALQKVPNPVPRIRHPDWLFKRVAAREDKFQQHKLTDMFAKMRAVAPDIEDFGKGESINKPKVAVVKRNKKSKLPEPVPDPLEDYSGYLRVMRKVWRKQRADRNRVRKQGGPRLDGTVSSLIRTQSSTLASRQWDILQIASTSRPGEFRLWLAIDNTFQSVRLRVQREFYLNFKQRPDADTFSDRYEAFQVSRVLPRGQAPRHLFRLQVEEGLYVEGESHFSSLINHPNVDGAFELQVPLIMRALLGLGTACGLKSASIGGLNRGLDKGFDLSELERPAASVIRHKYLNGGQNLRYYFLFHATVQSRHLIALFPPRGPTKIYVVDGARNRQQLPNPARWYAERIDNVSRGGAFEYADELDTDVNYYPTEAGAMRQLVKDLQGVRGGMNVIALCSPFDHEYYQARHSVFSEFPVITVRPMKEDEAGIMWQVNTARRMIVQYLRLSAWIKAQIEIAAHYDVPLGNLGDDPPVFLADLEFSRRLKQQDMLLWWSPSPKPDLGGAEEDANGSDEPAAPQISTRGCYSSVVLELELADMAINAVLQSALVNEMEGSGSGSLAFGAASHNLDEYAQGTNSGSVTLGDAVLSIQTFTVLKSMVRSWFLDKARAHIRGVAHSPADIVVDQFWRWISSSSSCMFEPALYRFLHGLMRKTLLQLLAEFKRLGTTVVYADLNKVFLLTSKPDAGSAFAFAKYLVTAANSHDLFRHIVIDVVHYWNYLAWMDIANFGGVRVPPQIAAASQAPSKDHALEVSMDWNIGAFLPTEVQVCFERRVGEFICELYKAKLEASDGRGPLRPVHTLNMDAADAAAVNPAKEKERMAAAKVISTKLTRKLLEDVTRFKRQQAAAHANGDDEVLAFPDLPGTKGRVRGRENAALEFIKSVCEVLGLSTENSEAVIILRRSLLQLVDVREFSSEATFRNPGDSLVVPMISCGRCNAIRDVDLGRDPDCLPSVDLLTGEKHPAPRDMWACARCGSPYDRFQIEHPLIDMASRLVAAWQTQDVVCLKCGEDASTNLVPTHKCGGSFRPFLNRGDIGARLRMIDSVAQSHKLEMTAEYVGHVLARW; encoded by the exons ATGTCGTCCCGTGGCCGCGGGCGAGGCCGCGGCTTCGGCGGCTCAAAAGGCAACACTCGCTTCACCGGCAAGCGTAGCGGGCGGGGCGGCACGAccggcggaggaggaggcgacaGGCCGGCCCCAGTGAGGCAGGATGACGGGACtgctctcctcgagcgaTTCGAGGAAGTTCAGGTCGCCGATGAGATTGACGACAAGCTTGGCTTTTGGCGCTTCGAGAgcaacctcgccgccggcgagTCCAGAGACGGGTGGCTGGTTAACATGCACCAGACTCTCGTCAAGTCGGAGACGCATGCTAGTGGACTAGCGGCTGTTGATTACTACTTTATCCAAGATGACGGTGCGATGTTCAAAGCGACCATTCCCTTCGAACCATACTTCTACGTGGCGTGTCGG gcggGGACTGAGGGTATTGTGGACGAGTGGCTTGTGAAGCGCTTTGAGGGATTGATAAtccgcgtcgagcgcgagaagaagtGGGACCTCAACTTG CCAAATCACCTTCTCAGCGCTGCACCAGTGTTCTTGAAGCTCTTCTTCCGCAACACTCAGGACTTCCAGGCAGTCCGACGTGAGCTATTGCCGCTCGCGACTGCCAATGCGTCCAAGTTCACAGCCGTGGACGCGTACGCGGACGTtgttggcgccgaggcggccaacactggaggcggcggacacgacgaagaggaaggcggTGGCCGCGCGtggggcgaggacgaggacgcgcgaAAAcgcaaggagaaggagccAGCAGATTGTATCAtcgaggtgcgcgagcaCGATATCGCATACTACCTCCGTGTCGCCATTGACCTCAACCTTCGTGTAGGACTGTGGTACAACGTCTCGTCGAGTATGGGCGTCACCAAGATGGAACGCCTGACGGACCGTGTCAAGCGTGCCGAGCCCGTTGTCATGGCGTACGATATCGAGACGACCAAACAACCGCTCAAGTTTCCCGACCAGCAGACGGACCAGATCATGATGATCTCGTACATGATCGATGGGCAAGGGTATCTCATTACCAATCGCGAGATTGTCGGTGACGACATCGATGACTTCGAGTACACTCCGAAGCCCGAGTACGAAGGTGAATTCACGATCTTCAACGAACCCGATGAG gcaGCGACCATCCGGAGGTGGTTTGAGCACATCCGCGACGCAAAGCCGACCGTCATGGTGACGTACAACGGAGACAGCTTCGACTTTCCGTTCGTCGACGCACGCGCCAAGATCCACGGCATCAGCATGTACAACGAGATCGGCTTCCGGCCAGAcaacgagggcgagtacAAGTGCACCGCGTGCATGCACATGGACTGCTTCCG ATGGGTAAAGCGCGACTCGTACCTCCCACAAGGAAGTCAAGGCCTCAAGGCTGTCACGACTGCCAAGCTCGGCTACAACCCCATCGAGCTTGACCCAGAACTCATGACGCCGTACGCGATCGAGCAGCCACAGAAGCTCGCCGAGTACTCGGTGtccgacgccgtcgcgacTTACTACCTCTACATGAAATACGTCAACCCGTTCATCTTCTCGCTGTGCAACATCATTCCCCTCAATCCCGACGAAGTGTTGCGAAAAGGCACGGGCACGCTCTGCGAGACGCTTCTCATG GTCGAGGCGTTCGATGGCGGTATCATCATGCCGAACCGGTACGAGGAACCCCATGGTGTCACGTTCGATGGCCACCTGCTAGCATCCGAGACGTACGTCGGCGGACACGTCGAGGCTCTTGAGGCTGGCGTGTTCCGCGCTGACATCCCGACACACTTCAAGGTCGTTCCTAGTGCGATGCAGCAGCTCCTGGACGAACTTGACGACGCTCTCAAGTTCGCcctggaagaggagggcaagatcaagctcgaggatgtggagaactacgacgaggtcaaggccgaaATTGCAgccaagctcgagatcATCCGCGATGAGCCAAACCGGTTTGACCCACCATTAATCTACCACTTGGACGTCGCGGCGATGTACCCAAACATCATGTTGTCCAATCGACTCCAACCAGATTCAGTCAAGGATGAGGCGGATTGTGCAGTGTGTGACTACAACCGGCCAGACAAGGTGTGCGACCGGCGGCTCGAGTGGGCCTGGCGTGGCGAATACTTCCCAGCTAAACGCGACGAAGTCAACATGGTCCGTTACGCTCTCGAGCAGGAGTTCTTCCCGCCGAAGTATCCGAACGGACCAAAGCGTCGCTTCGTCGATCTGCCACCCGCCGAGCGGTCGGCGCTCCTTCACAAGCGTCTAGGTGACTATTCGCGAAAAGTCTACAAGAAGACGCACGAGACCAAGGTTGTTACGAAGACGGCAATCATCTGCCAGCGCGAGAACTCATTCTATATCGACACTGTACGCGCGTTCCGTGACCGTCGATACGAGTACAAGGGCTTGCACAAGACGTGGAAGCAGAATCTGGACAAGGCGGTGGACAAGGGTGGCGCGCtgcaggtcgtcgacgaagCCAAGAAGATGATTGTGCTGTACGACTCGCTGCAGCTCGCCCACAAGTGTATTCTCAACTCGTTCTACGGCTACGTCATGCGGAAGGGTGCGCGCTGGTACTCGATGGAGATGGCTGGCATCACCTGTCTGACGGGCGCGACTATTATCCAGATGGCGCGCCAGATCGTCGAACAAATCGGGCGTcccctcgagctcgacaccGATGGTATTTGGTGCATGCTTCCTGGTGCCTTCCCCGAGGACTTCAAGTTCAAGCTTAAGGGCGGCAAGAAGTTCGGCATCCAGTACCCCTGTACCATGCTCAACCACCTTGTGCACCAGCGCTTCACGAACCACCAGTACCACGAGCTGGTGGACAAAAGCACAGGCGAGTACGAGGTGCGCAAGGAGAACTCGATCTTCTTCGAGTTGGACGGCCCGTACAAGGCGATGATCCTGCCGTCgtccaaggaggaggacaagctgCTCAAGAAGCGTTACGCCGTGTTTAACTTTGACGGCTCGCTTGCCGAGCTGAAGGGCTTCGAGGTCaagcgtcgaggagagctGCAGCTCATTAAGATCTTCCAGTCGCAGATCTTCGACAAATTCCTCTTGGGCTCATCGACAGAGGAATGCTACAAGGCGGTCGCAGCTGTTGCCGACCAGTGGCTCGACATCCTGCAGAGCAAGGCGTCAAGTCTgcacgacgaggagctcgtcaatCTCATCGCTGAGAACCGTTCCATGTCCAAGACGCTTGCCGAGTACGCCGGGCAGAAGTCGACGTCGATCAGTACCGCTCGCCGTCTGGCCGAGTTCCTTGGCGAGCAGATggtcaaggacaagggtCTCTCTTGTCGCTTCATCATCTCGGCCATGCCCAACGGTGCCCCTGTTACAGAGCGCGCTATTCCTGTTGCCATCTtcgacgccgaccccgCTGTCAAGAAGCACTTCCTCCGCAAGTGGACAAAGGACAGCAGCATGGCAGACTTTGACATGCGCCAGATCCTCGACTGGGGTTATTACACCGAGcgtctggggtcagtcATCCAGAAGCTGATCACCATCCCCGCAGCACTGCAGAAGGTGCCTAACCCCGTCCCGCGTATCCGTCACCCAGATTGGCTGTTTAagcgcgtcgccgcgcgcgaggacaagTTCCAGCAACACAAGCTCACAGATATGTTCGCCAAGATGCGAGCGGTCGCGCCGGACATAGAGGACTTTGGCAAGGGCGAGTCGATCAACAAGCCCAAGGTGGCTGTCGTCAAGCGGAACAAGAAATCCAAGTTGCCTGAGCCAGTTCCAGACCCACTCGAGGACTACTCGGGCTACCTGCGTGTCATGCGCAAGGTGTGGCGTAAGCAGCGTGCGGACCGGAACCGTGTTCGCAAGCAGGGCGGCCCGCGTCTTGATGGCACCGTGTCGTCCTTGATTCGGACACAGTCGTCCACGCTCGCATCCCGCCAGTGGGACATCCTCCAGATCGCGTCCACCTCCCGGCCAGGCGAGTTCCGTTTGTGGCTGGCGATCGACAATACGTTCCAGAGCGTGAGGCTGCGAGTGCAACGTGAGTTCTACCTCAACTTCAAGCAGCGTCCGGACGCCGATACGTTCTCGGACCGCTATGAGGCGTTCCAAGTCTCACGGGTTCTCCCGCGAGGCCAGGCGCCCCGTCACCTCTTCCGCCTCCAAGTCGAGGAGGGTTTGTATGTAGAGGGCGAATCACacttctcgagcttgatCAATCACCCCAACGTCGACGGTGCATTCGAGCTCCAGGTCCCGCTCATCATGCGGGCTCTTTTAGGCCTCGGCACGGCATGCGGTCTCAAGTCTGCTTCGATTGGCGGCCTCAACCGCGGTCTCGATAAGGGTTTTGACCTGTCCGAACTCGAGCGCCCAGCCGCGAGTGTAATCCGCCACAAGTACCTCAACGGCGGCCAGAACTTGCGATACTACTTCCTGTTCCACGCCACTGTGCAATCGCGCCACCTGATCGCGCTGTTCCCTCCCAGGGGCCCGACCAAGATCTACGTCGTAGATGGCGCGCGTAACCGCCAGCAGCTTCCCAATCCTGCTCGATGGTACGCGGAACGCATCGACAACGTGTCGAGGGGAGGTGCGTTCGAGTATGCtgatgagctcgacacGGACGTCAACTACTACCCTACCGAGGCTGGTGCGAtgcgccagctcgtcaaggacTTGCAGGGCGTCCGTGGCGGCATGAACGTCATCGCACTGTGCTCACCGTTCGACCACGAGTACTACCAGGCACGCCACTCCGTCTTCTCCGAGTTCCCTGTGATCACAGTCCGCCCCATgaaggaggacgaggctggGATCATGTGGCAGGTCAACACAGCCCGCCGCATGATTGTGCAATACCTTCGTCTGTCGGCGTGGATCAAGGCCCAGATCGAGATTGCTGCGCACTACGACGTGCCTCTCGGCAACCTGGGCGACGACCCACCCGTCTttctcgccgacctcgagttTTCCCGGCGGCTCAAGCAGCAGGACATGCTCCTGTGGTGGTCGCCGTCACCGAAACCCGACCTCGGCGGagctgaggaggacgcaAACGGAAGCGACGAGCCGGCAGCCCCCCAGATCTCAACACGTGGATGCTACTCATCAGTtgttctcgagctcgagctcgcggacaTGGCGATCAACGCTGTGCTCCAATCGGCCCTTGTCAACGAGATGGAGGGCAGTGGTTCCGGCTCGCTGGCATTCGGCGCCGCCTCAcacaacctcgacgagtACGCGCAGGGAACGAACAGTGGAAGTGTcacgctcggcgacgcagTCTTGTCGATCCAGACGTTCACGGTCCTGAAGTCGATGGTGCGCAGTTGGTTCCTTGACAAGGCGCGCGCACATATCCGAGGAGTGGCGCATTCGCCcgccgacattgtcgtcgaccAGTTCTGGCGGTGGAtcagctcaagctcgagctgcaTGTTCGAGCCCGCGCTGTACCGCTTCTTGCATGGGCTGATGCGCAAGACGCTCCTCCAACTCCTGGCGGAGTTCAAGCGCCTCGGGACAACAGTCGTTtacgccgacctcaacaAGGTCTTCCTGCTGACGTCAAAGCCGGACGCGGGTAGCGCCTTTGCTTTCGCAAAGTACCTCGTGACGGCGGCTAACTCGCACGACCTCTTCCGCCACATCGTTATCGACGTCGTCCACTACTGGAACTACCTCGCGTGGATGGACATCGCCAACTTTGGCGGGGTGCGCGTCCCGCCGCAGATCGCGGCTGCCTCCCAGGCGCCCAGCAAGGACCACGCGCTCGAAGTTAGCATGGACTGGAACATCGGGGCGTTCCTCCCGACGGAAGTGCAGGTTTGCTTTGAacgccgcgtcggcgagttCATCTGCGAGCTGtacaaggccaagctcgaggcgagCGACGGCCGTGGCCCACTTCGCCCGGTGCACACGCTCAACATGGACGCGGCAGACGCTGCCGCTGTCAACccggccaaggagaaggagcgcaTGGCAGCGGCCAAGGTCATCAGCACCAAGCTCACGCgcaagctgctcgaggacgtgacACGCTTCAA
- a CDS encoding uncharacterized protein (Oligosaccharyltransferase subunit Ribophorin II), which translates to MRGFRPAAALITLLIPSALANLNISGARAVATDNKGAEKSYTIKDGKWAEPVALSPAATFKLTFTVTDGDSGVAPQQAFIVFRDTRDDESAPVTLQLGVKPTGKTTYYMDTAKIPQALSHTSGALEASLILSNGVEGYKTTLGAFSLPESSLSEKPAPRTLGNGIHMSPQPEITHTFQSDEKEIPAIKATLGAFAVVAPWMTLVALIGAVWPGLQVKTPPTVMYAWFVCLVALEALILRYWIGLRLYQLLPPFIVLGAITAYVGTVALRSSRVERLKAGGAP; encoded by the exons ATGCGAGGATTCCGCCCAGCAGCCGCGCTCATCACCCTCTTGATTCCTTCCGCTCTTGCAAACCTCAACATTAGTGGTGCGCGCGCAGTCGCGACGGACAACAAGGGCGCCGAGAAGTCGTATAC AATTAAGGACGGCAAGTGGGCTGAGCCTGTCGCTCTCTCTCCCGCCGCGACATTTAAGCTCACCTTCACCGTGACGGATGGGGACTCTGGTGTCGCGCCGCAGCAGGCCTTCATCGTCTTCCGGGATACGCGTGACGACGAGTCTGCACCTGTGACGCTCCAGCTGGGCGTCAAGCCGACCGGCAAGACGACATACTACATG GACACGGCCAAGATTCCGCAGGCGCTCTCGCATACCTCTGGCGCGCTCGAAGCGTCCCTGATCCTCTCGAACGGTGTGGAGGGTTACAAGACGACGCTCGGCGCGTTCTCGCTTCCCGAGTCGTCTTTATCCGAGAAGCCGGCTCCCCGGACACTTGGGAACGGGATCCACATGTCCCCGCAGCCTGAGATTACGCACACGTTCCAGTccgacgagaaggagattCCCGCGATCAAGGCGACCCTTGGCGCGTTCGCCGTTGTCGCGCCGTGGATGaccctcgtcgctctc ATTGGTGCCGTGTGGCCCGGCCTGCAGGTCAAGACCCCACCGACTGTGATGTACGCGTGGTTCGTgtgcctcgtcgcgctggaGGCGCTCATCCTGCGCTACTGGATCGGCCTGCGGCTGTACCAG CTCCTTCCTCCGTTCATCGTGCTTGGAGCCATCACGGCGTACGTCGGCACCGTTGCCCTCCGCTCTTCGCGCGTTGAGCGTCTTAAGGCTGGCGGCGCACCCTAG
- a CDS encoding uncharacterized protein (Iron-containing alcohol dehydrogenase), with amino-acid sequence MRPAPATRASIVRLMNATASAGCRGCGRSHTAAHSCASGPTQARGMATPVDLPGPGNSNGDYAFEMAASTLRFGTGSTREVGMDMTNLINKMPANERGNAKIAVFTDPNIAQLPVMQTVVQALQKEGHNFVVFDKVAVEPTEASWLEAIEWSRAQNPTHFLAVGGGSTMDTAKAANLLTCYPDKDMYEFINAPVGKGTPIAKTLHPMVAVPTTAGTGSETTGTAILDIPSKKFKTGIASRALKPTLGIVDTLNTATCPREVAIAAGLDVLFHSLESYTAIPYWERTPRPTNPIQRPAYQGSNPVSDIFSKWALEQTVKYLPRIFKDPHGDEEARTQMLLASSTAGIGFGNAGVHLCHAGSYPISSLNKARPKDKQYFHPSYSPDVPLIPHGVAVSLTAPAVFNFTSPTSPERHRTALEIFMGKERAAEAAAVKDADLGLALREEIWKFLDSVAVPRGLTQVGYGTEDIPTLAKGMLPQRRVLDLAPGLAGKDHQAEELEQLSTILEGSMSW; translated from the exons ATGCGTCCCGCCCCGGCTACTCGCGCCTCCATCGTTCGCCTCATGAACgcgaccgcctcggcaGGTTGCCGTGGCTGTGGCCGTTCTCACACGGCGGCCCACTCGTGCGCGTCGGGCCCTACCCAGGCGCGCGGCATGGCTACGCCCGTCGACCTCCCCGGTCCCGGCAACAGCAACGGCGACTACGCTTTCGAG atggccgcctcgacccTCCGTTTCGGCACCGGCTCGACGCGTGAGGTCGGCATGGACATGACCAACCTCATCAACAAGATGCCCGCCAACGAGCGCGGCAACGCCAAGATTGCCGTCTTCACCGACCCCAACATCGCCCAGCTCCCCGTCATGCAGACGGTCGTGCAGGCACTGCAGAAGGAGGGCCACAACTTTGTTGTCTTTGACAAGGTCGCCGTTGAGCCCACCGAGGCCTCGTggctcgaggccatcgaGTGGTCTCGTGCTCAGAACCCAACACACTTCCTCGCTGTTGGTGGTGGCTCGACCATGGAcacggccaaggccgccaaCCTCCTGACGTGCTACCCCGACAAGGACATGTACGAGTTCATCAACGCCCCCGTCGGCAAGGGCACGCCCATCGCCAAGACCCTCCACCCCATGGTCGCCgtccccaccaccgccggTACCGGTTCCGAGACCACCGGAACTGCCATCCTCGACATTCCTTCCAAGAAGTTCAAGACTGGTATCGCTTCCCGTGCGCTCAAGCCCACTCTCGGCATTGTCGACACCCTCAACACCGCCACCTGCCCTCGTGAGGTTGCCATTGCCGCTGGTCTTGACGTGCTCTTCCACTCGCTCGAGTCTTACACCGCCATTCCTTACTGGGAGCGCACACCGCGCCCTACCAACCCCATCCAGCGCCCCGCTTACCAGGGCTCGAACCCCGTGTCGGACATCTTCTCCAAGTGGGCTCTTGAGCAGACCGTCAAGTACCTCCCCCGCATCTTCAAGGACCCCCacggtgacgaggaggcccGCACCCAGATGCTTCTtgcgtcgtcgaccgccGGTATCGGCTTTGGCAACGCCGGTGTCCACCTCTGC CACGCCGGCTCGTACCccatctcgtcgctcaACAAGGCGCGTCCCAAGGACAAGCAGTACTTCCACCCCTCGTACTCGCCGGATGTTCCCCTCATCCCCCACGGTGTCGCTGTCTCTCTGACCGCCCCTGCTGTCTTCAACTtcacctcgcccacctcgccgGAGCGCCACCGCACTGCTCTCGAGATCTTCATGGGcaaggagcgcgccgccgaggccgccgccgtcaaggacgccgacCTTGGTCTCGCTCTCCGTGAGGAGATCTGGAAGTTCCTCGACAGCGTCGCGGTTCCCCGTGGTCTCACCCAGGTTGGCTACGGCACCGAGGACAtccccaccctcgccaaggGTATGCTTCCCCAGCGCcgtgtcctcgacctcgcgccaGGCCTCGCTGGCAAGGACCACCAGGCtgaggagcttgagcagctcTCGACCATCCTCGAGGGCTCGATGTCGTGGTAA